Proteins from one Salmo salar chromosome ssa07, Ssal_v3.1, whole genome shotgun sequence genomic window:
- the LOC106576625 gene encoding mRNA-decapping enzyme 1B isoform X1: MTASSSGGNTCLTAKGLDISLAALQRQDPYINNIVDVASQVALYTFNNRSNEWEKTDVEGTLFVYTRLASPRHGFTIMNRLSMENLTEPITKDLDFQLQDPFLLYRNARLAIYGIWFYDKADCQRIAELMKYLTKQEQALAQRGQQGPGQGGLVSPRALEAAGDPGKGQGVDILQMLTKARNEYDKGGQPEPKEIGGSSVLNANPSLIKPIPVKPMERFPHQGLQERPVQDSQGEPRPLSLATLFGVQQPRAELVSPMAGSGSVGPGSQPLGKPGGVRPAVARSLSYDDPVQAQLHLQAQEGGLISGSSPPQHCPAFQKLMKDAASSSQPQNQLQRDGPMEQLQPVSESPENRLHENGAPSVHHHHRTQARQDPIQRLFQNQPTSTTSSMTTSAPCCSRPPPPPLIPGLQSAHLQPLLVDALGFPGSQHRHLHLPPHQAQPLYFSPTKPPQMLVPMLPSHPSQSQPPHQPQPGHPQPQSQPCHSFHPFQHPQPLYLHPQPGHPQPGQLTGVVSPHELLQRLQLVQQEQSLVPEPTRPSSNLAPRFHEPVPLAPSAPPAMGQHGQQSAHSTARSLDSLADKNSAGTTAQKFQVISPSVSQPRWHLPCSCPPVSSPRPSAPRPKPLGTPTAPLALILPQPSWPHRPLTTPNPGASLRASSRPPCCTSYRTTVPSWIPSMSPTPSASPRKPPQTSSEARALF; this comes from the exons ATGACGGCAAGCTCATCGGGTGGAAACACCTGTCTCACTGCTAAAGGTTTGGACATTAGTCTCGCAGCCCTGCAAAGACAAGATCCCtacatcaacaacattgtagatgTGGCGAGTCAAGTGGCGTTGTATACTTTCAACAACCGATCAAATGAATGG GAGAAGACTGACGTGGAGGGGACCCTGTTTGTCTACACAAG GCTAGCATCTCCCAGACATGGcttcaccataatgaacaggctGAGTATGGAGAACCTGACTGAACCCATCACTAAAGACCTGGACTTCCAACTGCAGGATCCGTTCCTACTCTACAGGAATGCTCGCT tagcTATCTATGGCATCTGGTTCTATGATAAGGCGGACTGCCAGCGCATCGCAGAGCTTATGAAGTa tctgaCGAAACAGGAACAGGCCCTAGCCCAGCGGGGTCAACAGGGACCGGGTCAGGGGGGCTTGGTGTCTCCTCGAGCCCTGGAGGCAGCAGGGGACCCTGGGAAGGGACAAGGAGTGGACATCCTGCAGATGCTGACCAAAGCTCGCAATGAGTATGACAAG gGTGGTCAGCCAGAGCCTAAAGAGATAGGAGGGTCTAGTGTTCTTAATGCCAACCCCAGCCTGATCAAACCTATCCCTGTCAAACCTATGGAGAGATTTCCCCATCAGGGGCTACAGGAGAGGCCTGTTCAG GACAGTCAAGGAGagcccaggcctctctctctggcAACTCTGTTTGGTGTCCAGCAGCCCAGAGCAGAGCTGGTCTCTCCCAtggctgggtcagggtcagtaggTCCAGGGTCCCAGCCCCTGGGGAAGCCTGGAGGCGTCCGCCCGGCGGTGGCCCGCTCCTTGTCCTACGACGACCCAGTCCAGGCCCAGCTCCATCTCCAGGCCCAGGAAGGGGGTCTGATCTCAGGTAGCAGCCCCCCGCAGCACTGCCCTGCCTTCCAGAAGCTCATGAAGGATGCCGCCTCCTCCTcccagcctcagaaccagctcCAGCGAGACGGTCCTATGGAGCAGCTCCAACCCGTCTCCGAGTCACCCGAGAACAGACTGCATGAGAACGGAGCCCCCTCTGTCCATCACCACCATCGGACCCAGGCCAGACAAGACCCCATCCAGAGACTGTTCCAGAACCAGCCCACTTCCACCACCTCTTCAATGACGACCTCCGCTCCCTGTTgttctcgtcctcctcctcctcctctcatccctggtCTCCAGTCTGctcatcttcagcctctcctGGTGGATGCTTTGGGCTTCCCTGGTTCTCAACACCGtcacctccacctcccccctcaCCAGGCCCAGCCGTTGTACTTCAGCCCCACCAAGCCGCCCCAGATGCTGGTCCCCATGTTGCCCTCACACCCCTCCCAGTCTCAACCTCCCCACCAACCCCAGCCTGGTCATCCTCAACCTCAGTCACAGCCCTGTCACTCTTTCCACCCCTTCCAGCACCCCCAGCCCTTATACCTCCACCCCCAGCCAGGTCACCCCCAGCCGGGGCAGCTAACTGGTGTCGTCTCCCCCCATGAGCTGCTCCAGAGGCTGCAGCTGGTTCAACAGGAGCAGAGTCTGGTTCCGGAGCCCACTAGGCCTTCCTCTAACCTGGCTCCCCGCTTCCACGAGCCTGTCCCTCTAGCCCCCTCAGCCCCCCCAGCCATGGGGCAGCACGGCCAGCAGTCAGCTCATTCTACAGCCAGGTCTCTGGACAGTTTGGCTGACAAGAACTCTGCAGGCACCACTGCTCAGAAGTTCCAG gTGATCTCCCCCAGCGTATCCCAGCCACGGTGGCACCTACCCTGCTCCTGTCCCCCAGTGTCTTCTCCCAGGCCAAGCGCCCCCAGGCCAAAGCCTCTGGGGACACCCACTGCCCCCCTGGCCCTCATCCTTCCTCAGCCCTCCTGGCCCCACAGGCCCCTGACGACCCCCAACCCAGGGGCCTCTCTAAGAGCCAGCTCCAGGCCACCCTGCTGCACCTCatacag aacGACAGTTCCTTCCTGGATACCATCTATGAGTCCTACGCCCAGCGCTTCTCCACGGAAGCCACCGCAAACAAGTTCTGAGGCCAGGGCCCTGTTTTAA
- the LOC106576625 gene encoding mRNA-decapping enzyme 1B isoform X2 yields the protein MTASSSGGNTCLTAKGLDISLAALQRQDPYINNIVDVASQVALYTFNNRSNEWEKTDVEGTLFVYTRLASPRHGFTIMNRLSMENLTEPITKDLDFQLQDPFLLYRNARSIYGIWFYDKADCQRIAELMKYLTKQEQALAQRGQQGPGQGGLVSPRALEAAGDPGKGQGVDILQMLTKARNEYDKGGQPEPKEIGGSSVLNANPSLIKPIPVKPMERFPHQGLQERPVQDSQGEPRPLSLATLFGVQQPRAELVSPMAGSGSVGPGSQPLGKPGGVRPAVARSLSYDDPVQAQLHLQAQEGGLISGSSPPQHCPAFQKLMKDAASSSQPQNQLQRDGPMEQLQPVSESPENRLHENGAPSVHHHHRTQARQDPIQRLFQNQPTSTTSSMTTSAPCCSRPPPPPLIPGLQSAHLQPLLVDALGFPGSQHRHLHLPPHQAQPLYFSPTKPPQMLVPMLPSHPSQSQPPHQPQPGHPQPQSQPCHSFHPFQHPQPLYLHPQPGHPQPGQLTGVVSPHELLQRLQLVQQEQSLVPEPTRPSSNLAPRFHEPVPLAPSAPPAMGQHGQQSAHSTARSLDSLADKNSAGTTAQKFQVISPSVSQPRWHLPCSCPPVSSPRPSAPRPKPLGTPTAPLALILPQPSWPHRPLTTPNPGASLRASSRPPCCTSYRTTVPSWIPSMSPTPSASPRKPPQTSSEARALF from the exons ATGACGGCAAGCTCATCGGGTGGAAACACCTGTCTCACTGCTAAAGGTTTGGACATTAGTCTCGCAGCCCTGCAAAGACAAGATCCCtacatcaacaacattgtagatgTGGCGAGTCAAGTGGCGTTGTATACTTTCAACAACCGATCAAATGAATGG GAGAAGACTGACGTGGAGGGGACCCTGTTTGTCTACACAAG GCTAGCATCTCCCAGACATGGcttcaccataatgaacaggctGAGTATGGAGAACCTGACTGAACCCATCACTAAAGACCTGGACTTCCAACTGCAGGATCCGTTCCTACTCTACAGGAATGCTCGCT cTATCTATGGCATCTGGTTCTATGATAAGGCGGACTGCCAGCGCATCGCAGAGCTTATGAAGTa tctgaCGAAACAGGAACAGGCCCTAGCCCAGCGGGGTCAACAGGGACCGGGTCAGGGGGGCTTGGTGTCTCCTCGAGCCCTGGAGGCAGCAGGGGACCCTGGGAAGGGACAAGGAGTGGACATCCTGCAGATGCTGACCAAAGCTCGCAATGAGTATGACAAG gGTGGTCAGCCAGAGCCTAAAGAGATAGGAGGGTCTAGTGTTCTTAATGCCAACCCCAGCCTGATCAAACCTATCCCTGTCAAACCTATGGAGAGATTTCCCCATCAGGGGCTACAGGAGAGGCCTGTTCAG GACAGTCAAGGAGagcccaggcctctctctctggcAACTCTGTTTGGTGTCCAGCAGCCCAGAGCAGAGCTGGTCTCTCCCAtggctgggtcagggtcagtaggTCCAGGGTCCCAGCCCCTGGGGAAGCCTGGAGGCGTCCGCCCGGCGGTGGCCCGCTCCTTGTCCTACGACGACCCAGTCCAGGCCCAGCTCCATCTCCAGGCCCAGGAAGGGGGTCTGATCTCAGGTAGCAGCCCCCCGCAGCACTGCCCTGCCTTCCAGAAGCTCATGAAGGATGCCGCCTCCTCCTcccagcctcagaaccagctcCAGCGAGACGGTCCTATGGAGCAGCTCCAACCCGTCTCCGAGTCACCCGAGAACAGACTGCATGAGAACGGAGCCCCCTCTGTCCATCACCACCATCGGACCCAGGCCAGACAAGACCCCATCCAGAGACTGTTCCAGAACCAGCCCACTTCCACCACCTCTTCAATGACGACCTCCGCTCCCTGTTgttctcgtcctcctcctcctcctctcatccctggtCTCCAGTCTGctcatcttcagcctctcctGGTGGATGCTTTGGGCTTCCCTGGTTCTCAACACCGtcacctccacctcccccctcaCCAGGCCCAGCCGTTGTACTTCAGCCCCACCAAGCCGCCCCAGATGCTGGTCCCCATGTTGCCCTCACACCCCTCCCAGTCTCAACCTCCCCACCAACCCCAGCCTGGTCATCCTCAACCTCAGTCACAGCCCTGTCACTCTTTCCACCCCTTCCAGCACCCCCAGCCCTTATACCTCCACCCCCAGCCAGGTCACCCCCAGCCGGGGCAGCTAACTGGTGTCGTCTCCCCCCATGAGCTGCTCCAGAGGCTGCAGCTGGTTCAACAGGAGCAGAGTCTGGTTCCGGAGCCCACTAGGCCTTCCTCTAACCTGGCTCCCCGCTTCCACGAGCCTGTCCCTCTAGCCCCCTCAGCCCCCCCAGCCATGGGGCAGCACGGCCAGCAGTCAGCTCATTCTACAGCCAGGTCTCTGGACAGTTTGGCTGACAAGAACTCTGCAGGCACCACTGCTCAGAAGTTCCAG gTGATCTCCCCCAGCGTATCCCAGCCACGGTGGCACCTACCCTGCTCCTGTCCCCCAGTGTCTTCTCCCAGGCCAAGCGCCCCCAGGCCAAAGCCTCTGGGGACACCCACTGCCCCCCTGGCCCTCATCCTTCCTCAGCCCTCCTGGCCCCACAGGCCCCTGACGACCCCCAACCCAGGGGCCTCTCTAAGAGCCAGCTCCAGGCCACCCTGCTGCACCTCatacag aacGACAGTTCCTTCCTGGATACCATCTATGAGTCCTACGCCCAGCGCTTCTCCACGGAAGCCACCGCAAACAAGTTCTGAGGCCAGGGCCCTGTTTTAA